Proteins from one Gossypium raimondii isolate GPD5lz chromosome 8, ASM2569854v1, whole genome shotgun sequence genomic window:
- the LOC105793571 gene encoding CLAVATA3/ESR (CLE)-related protein 40, with translation MASIFRAFQTILIILILMPFLHSSSRITTKTTMAEETSTATQELQRNKQLNRLRGGGSVLIVEEKREVPTGPDPLHHNCEPTTP, from the exons ATGGCGTCCATCTTCAGGGCTTTCCAAACGATTCTCATCATTCTAATTTTAATGCCTTTTCTCCATTCCTCTTCTCGCATCACTACCA AAACAACAATGGCAGAAGAGACCTCCACAGCCACACAG GAGCTTCAAAGGAATAAGCAGTTGAATAGATTAAGGGGAGGAGGTTCGGTTCTGATTGtcgaagagaaaagagaagttCCAACTGGACCAGACCCACTTCACCATAACTGTGAACCTACAACACCTTAA